One window of the Desulfobulbaceae bacterium DB1 genome contains the following:
- a CDS encoding IS200/IS605 family transposase: MNDIQSLSHTRWDCKYHVVWIPKCRRKVLYGQLRKNLGEVFHELARQKESKVVEGHLLPDHVHMLISIPPKYSVAQVVGYIKGKSAIHIARIYLGQRKNFNGMHFWARGYFVSTVGADEEVVRNYIKKQEKEDQRIEQLSLFKQG, translated from the coding sequence ATGAACGACATACAATCTTTAAGTCACACGAGGTGGGATTGCAAGTACCATGTGGTATGGATACCGAAATGCCGGCGGAAAGTACTTTATGGGCAACTACGGAAGAATCTGGGGGAGGTTTTTCATGAACTTGCTCGTCAGAAGGAGAGCAAGGTGGTGGAAGGGCATTTGCTCCCAGATCATGTCCACATGCTGATATCGATACCACCGAAATATTCGGTAGCACAAGTAGTTGGATACATAAAGGGGAAAAGTGCAATTCACATCGCTCGGATTTACCTTGGACAGCGGAAGAATTTCAACGGAATGCATTTCTGGGCACGAGGATATTTTGTGTCAACAGTAGGCGCCGATGAAGAGGTCGTCCGGAACTATATCAAAAAGCAAGAAAAGGAAGACCAGCGTATCGAGCAATTATCGTTATTTAAGCAAGGTTGA
- a CDS encoding 6-phosphogluconolactonase: MSDYNLNFRGFTTFSQLALDLAENIAFRLQAGLEKNGAASLVVSGGSTPLPFFDALAKQEIEWGKVMITLADERWVAPADPDSNELLVRTHLLTGRAATARFVGLMSDGTSAAGGEAACEKKIAIIPRPFDAVVLGMGNDGHTASFFPGARNLAAATDMASGRFCCAMRPVAAPHERMTLTLPTLIDARAIFVHLRGREKLKVFEKAVGPGPLNEMPIRYVLAQAAEPVNVYWAP; encoded by the coding sequence ATGTCGGATTATAACCTTAATTTTCGCGGTTTCACCACCTTCAGCCAACTGGCCCTTGATCTTGCCGAAAACATTGCCTTCAGGCTGCAGGCCGGGCTCGAAAAAAACGGTGCCGCAAGTCTTGTGGTGTCTGGCGGCTCAACGCCGCTTCCTTTTTTCGACGCATTGGCCAAGCAGGAAATTGAATGGGGGAAGGTGATGATCACCCTGGCGGACGAACGATGGGTCGCCCCCGCAGACCCCGACAGCAATGAGCTTCTTGTGCGGACCCATCTGCTGACAGGCAGGGCGGCGACAGCCCGCTTCGTCGGCTTGATGAGCGACGGCACTTCAGCGGCAGGGGGCGAAGCTGCGTGCGAAAAAAAAATTGCAATAATCCCCAGGCCGTTTGATGCGGTGGTTCTCGGCATGGGCAATGACGGCCACACCGCTTCTTTTTTTCCGGGGGCGCGTAATCTTGCCGCGGCGACGGATATGGCATCCGGCAGGTTCTGCTGCGCCATGAGGCCTGTTGCCGCGCCCCATGAAAGAATGACCCTGACTCTGCCGACCCTGATCGATGCCCGCGCAATTTTTGTTCATCTGCGCGGCCGGGAAAAGTTGAAGGTTTTTGAGAAGGCCGTTGGTCCGGGTCCGTTGAACGAGATGCCCATTCGCTATGTGCTGGCCCAAGCAGCGGAGCCGGTTAATGTCTATTGGGCGCCGTGA
- a CDS encoding helicase produces MTTDPNPELQLADDFVRHTACNVFLTGKAGTGKTTFLHNLKKNTGKRMIVTAPTGVAAINAGGVTLHSFFQMPFGPYVPGGEINDQRNQRKFNKEKINIIKSLDLLVIDEISMVRADLLDGVDMVLRRYRRGNLPFGGVQLLMIGDLQQLAPVVKESDRQILRDHYESIYFFSSNALRQTELISIELQHVYRQSDLRFIKLLNRVRDNNLDEDSLRELNRRYIPNFVPAEDEGYITLGTHNRGVDAINETRMRALPAKLHRFSAEVEGEFPEYAYPTPALLELKVGAQVMFMRNDASRDKLYFNGKIGTITRIAGKTVFVKCPDDKKEIMVEPATWDNIKYTVDSLTREITENKIGKFVQYPLKPAWAITIHKSQGLTFDKAVIDAAASFAHGQVYVGLSRCRTFEGMVLSSPLSMQSVKSDGTVLSFVKKAFQKPPSPELLLAEKIRSQQRLLLDCFDFDQLRFRLNRLLRVVLGNERLITVTGINDIREMEKSGVREICVVGENFKRQLLGLFAPDTLPESNSHILERIGKASRYFQEKIETILRENLRALRVETDNKDIKKQIHTALHELNREVLIKTAGVKSCENGFSPDRYRRALSAAEIDCAPDKERKAVQEEYTAADVAHPELYQAIKDWRAQTAAKEGLPHYRILHQSILIQIAVSLPDTPGDLKNIKGIGPRTLEKYGTELVELVADYRRKHRIREVVLPAPKALGEQGRAEKEKAPPATTRHVSFVLFQDGLSIEQIAEQRGLAQSTIAGHLAHFVETGELEIGTLLLPEKQRAIAEKLATMKNSPTKEIITALGDDSSYNDIKLVQAHLKFHGR; encoded by the coding sequence ATGACAACCGATCCAAACCCGGAACTGCAACTTGCCGACGATTTTGTCCGGCATACTGCCTGCAATGTCTTCCTGACCGGCAAGGCCGGCACCGGCAAGACCACCTTTCTCCACAATCTGAAAAAAAACACCGGCAAACGCATGATAGTCACCGCGCCCACCGGGGTTGCGGCCATCAACGCCGGCGGGGTCACCCTGCATTCGTTTTTCCAGATGCCCTTTGGTCCGTATGTACCGGGAGGCGAAATCAACGACCAGCGCAATCAGCGCAAATTCAACAAGGAAAAAATCAACATCATCAAGAGCCTCGATCTGCTGGTGATCGACGAAATAAGCATGGTGCGGGCCGATCTGCTCGATGGGGTGGACATGGTGCTGCGCCGCTACCGCCGCGGCAACCTGCCCTTCGGCGGCGTGCAGCTGCTGATGATCGGCGACCTGCAGCAGCTTGCGCCGGTGGTCAAGGAGAGCGACCGGCAGATACTGCGCGATCATTATGAATCAATCTACTTTTTCAGCAGCAATGCCTTGCGGCAAACCGAGCTGATATCCATTGAGCTGCAACATGTTTACCGCCAGTCGGATCTCCGGTTCATTAAACTGCTCAACCGGGTGCGGGACAACAACCTTGACGAGGACTCGCTGCGGGAGCTCAACCGCCGCTACATCCCGAATTTTGTTCCGGCTGAAGACGAAGGCTACATCACGCTCGGCACCCACAATCGCGGGGTTGACGCCATCAACGAAACCAGAATGCGGGCCTTGCCGGCCAAGCTGCACCGTTTCAGCGCCGAGGTGGAAGGCGAGTTTCCCGAATACGCCTATCCGACCCCGGCCCTGCTCGAACTCAAGGTTGGCGCCCAGGTCATGTTCATGCGTAACGATGCGTCGCGCGACAAGCTCTATTTTAACGGGAAGATCGGCACAATAACCCGGATCGCGGGCAAAACGGTGTTCGTCAAATGCCCTGACGACAAAAAGGAAATCATGGTTGAACCGGCGACCTGGGATAATATCAAGTACACGGTCGACAGCCTGACCAGGGAAATCACGGAAAACAAAATCGGCAAATTCGTTCAATATCCGCTGAAACCGGCGTGGGCCATCACCATTCACAAAAGCCAGGGGCTCACCTTTGACAAGGCGGTCATTGACGCGGCCGCCTCCTTTGCCCATGGCCAGGTTTATGTGGGCCTGAGCCGTTGCAGAACCTTTGAAGGCATGGTGCTCAGTTCGCCTCTTTCCATGCAGTCGGTCAAAAGCGACGGTACGGTGCTCTCTTTTGTCAAAAAGGCGTTCCAAAAGCCGCCCTCGCCCGAACTCCTGCTTGCGGAAAAAATCCGCAGCCAGCAGCGGCTGCTGCTGGATTGCTTTGATTTTGACCAGCTGCGTTTTCGCCTGAACCGTCTGCTGCGGGTGGTGCTCGGCAACGAACGGCTGATCACGGTGACCGGCATCAATGATATCCGGGAAATGGAAAAAAGCGGGGTACGTGAGATCTGCGTGGTCGGCGAAAATTTCAAACGGCAATTGCTCGGTCTTTTTGCCCCTGACACCCTGCCCGAGTCGAACAGTCACATTCTTGAACGAATCGGCAAGGCATCACGCTATTTTCAGGAAAAAATCGAAACCATTCTCCGGGAAAATCTCCGGGCCCTGCGGGTGGAGACGGACAACAAGGACATAAAAAAACAAATCCACACCGCCCTCCATGAACTGAACCGGGAAGTGCTGATAAAAACGGCTGGGGTGAAGAGTTGTGAAAACGGCTTTTCCCCGGACCGCTACCGGCGCGCCCTGTCCGCCGCTGAAATCGACTGTGCGCCGGACAAGGAAAGAAAAGCCGTTCAGGAGGAATACACCGCCGCCGATGTCGCGCATCCCGAGTTGTACCAGGCCATAAAGGACTGGCGGGCGCAAACGGCAGCCAAAGAGGGGCTGCCCCATTACCGGATTTTGCACCAAAGCATCCTGATCCAGATTGCGGTCAGTCTGCCGGACACCCCCGGGGATCTGAAGAACATCAAGGGAATCGGCCCACGCACCCTGGAAAAATACGGTACGGAGCTGGTGGAGCTGGTTGCGGACTACCGCAGGAAACACAGGATTCGCGAGGTGGTTCTGCCTGCACCCAAAGCCCTGGGGGAGCAGGGGCGCGCCGAAAAAGAAAAAGCGCCGCCCGCCACGACCCGGCACGTCAGTTTCGTGCTGTTTCAGGATGGTTTATCGATTGAGCAGATCGCCGAACAACGCGGTCTGGCACAATCAACCATTGCCGGACACCTGGCCCATTTCGTCGAAACCGGCGAGCT
- a CDS encoding macrolide ABC transporter ATP-binding protein, whose translation MVFIDLQRISKTYDDRGLPVHALHQTNLEIGEGEFVCLAGPSGSGKTTLLNLMGCIDRPSSGMLRIKGQSVNDMGRRQLAMLRRFTFGFIFQTFNLIPVLSAFENIEYVLLLQGMEKQARHQRVKEVLEKVGLAGMMEKTPGEMSGGQQQRVAVARALAGRPAIILADEPTANLDSHTGESLFDLLRQINRSHNTTFVFSSHDPAIIQKAQRVLTMRDGSIISDSIMADTGAKKQ comes from the coding sequence ATGGTTTTTATCGACTTGCAACGAATTTCCAAAACCTATGATGATCGGGGTCTGCCGGTCCATGCCCTGCATCAGACGAATCTTGAGATAGGGGAGGGAGAATTTGTCTGCCTGGCAGGGCCATCGGGATCCGGTAAAACCACCCTGCTTAATCTGATGGGTTGCATAGACCGGCCTTCTTCCGGCATGCTGCGCATAAAAGGTCAAAGCGTGAATGATATGGGACGAAGACAGCTCGCCATGCTGCGTCGTTTTACTTTCGGCTTTATTTTTCAGACATTTAATTTGATACCGGTTTTAAGCGCCTTTGAAAATATTGAATATGTTTTACTCCTCCAGGGGATGGAAAAACAGGCACGACATCAGCGGGTTAAAGAAGTGCTGGAAAAAGTCGGGTTAGCCGGCATGATGGAGAAAACCCCCGGAGAGATGAGCGGCGGACAGCAACAAAGGGTGGCTGTCGCCAGGGCCCTTGCCGGTCGCCCCGCCATTATCCTTGCCGATGAACCGACCGCGAATCTTGATTCCCATACGGGAGAATCCTTGTTTGATCTGCTTCGGCAGATAAACAGGAGTCACAATACCACCTTTGTCTTCTCTTCCCACGATCCCGCCATCATCCAAAAAGCGCAGAGAGTCCTCACGATGCGGGACGGCAGCATCATTTCCGATTCGATCATGGCCGACACAGGCGCCAAGAAGCAATAA
- a CDS encoding phosphoglycerate mutase (2,3-diphosphoglycerate-independent) → MKLKKIPGFHDTPGPVLTVIMDGMGIGKQDESDGVFMAYTPTLDALFKEPLFTRLKAHGTAVGMPSDDDMGNSEVGHNALGAGRIFFQGAKLVSEAIASGKIFQSKAWSAIQKQTGRGGTLHLIGMVSDGNVHSHIDHLYAILGQCADEGIKEVRVHGLLDGRDVGQKSALNYFAPLEEKLTALSTNGRRYRIASGGGRMITTMDRYNADWSVVERGWKAHVLGEGRFFSSACEAIRTSYEENPDMTDQYMESFVIAENGAPVGTIKDGDAVVLFNFRGDRAIELSRAFDETNFSEFDRKRVPDVFYAGMMEYDGDSHIPRNYLVEPPAIDRTLGQYLCATNIPSFAVSETQKFGHVTYFWNGNNSGYIDDKLEKYVEILSDKLAFNLRPWMKAAEITDLAVEAIESGKYKFIRLNYPNGDMVGHTGIPIAVRIAVETVDMCLARLLKALQKTGGVAVITADHGNADCMWTEKNGVRSPMVAHTKNPVPFIIKDYSGKNSLALAGVAAPGLSNVAATICNLLGYQAPEGYDPSLITVMP, encoded by the coding sequence ATGAAATTGAAAAAAATTCCGGGATTCCATGACACCCCCGGCCCGGTGCTTACGGTCATCATGGATGGGATGGGCATCGGCAAGCAGGATGAAAGCGACGGTGTCTTCATGGCCTACACCCCGACCCTGGACGCACTGTTCAAGGAACCTCTTTTCACCCGCCTCAAGGCGCACGGCACTGCGGTGGGTATGCCCTCGGACGACGACATGGGCAATTCCGAGGTGGGACACAATGCCTTGGGCGCCGGCCGCATCTTTTTTCAGGGCGCAAAGCTCGTCAGTGAAGCGATCGCTTCCGGCAAGATTTTTCAAAGCAAGGCATGGTCCGCGATACAAAAACAAACGGGACGGGGCGGCACCCTGCATCTCATCGGCATGGTATCCGACGGCAACGTTCACAGCCACATCGATCATCTCTATGCCATCCTTGGCCAATGCGCGGATGAAGGCATCAAAGAGGTGCGGGTGCACGGCCTGCTCGACGGCCGGGATGTCGGTCAAAAAAGCGCACTGAACTATTTTGCTCCTTTGGAGGAAAAACTCACCGCACTCTCCACCAACGGCAGGCGCTACCGCATCGCTTCCGGCGGCGGCAGGATGATCACCACCATGGATCGCTACAACGCCGACTGGAGCGTGGTGGAACGGGGCTGGAAGGCCCATGTGCTTGGTGAAGGGCGCTTCTTTTCTTCCGCCTGCGAGGCAATCCGCACTTCGTATGAAGAAAATCCCGACATGACCGACCAGTACATGGAAAGTTTCGTCATAGCGGAAAACGGTGCGCCGGTAGGCACGATAAAGGACGGCGATGCCGTTGTTCTTTTCAACTTCAGGGGCGACCGGGCGATTGAACTGTCCCGGGCCTTTGATGAAACGAATTTTTCCGAGTTTGACCGCAAGCGAGTTCCTGATGTTTTTTACGCCGGGATGATGGAGTACGACGGCGATTCCCATATTCCCCGTAACTATCTGGTTGAACCACCGGCCATTGATCGCACCCTGGGTCAATATCTCTGCGCCACGAACATCCCCTCCTTTGCCGTTTCCGAAACCCAGAAATTCGGCCATGTCACCTATTTCTGGAACGGCAACAATTCCGGCTACATTGACGACAAACTGGAAAAATACGTGGAGATCCTTTCCGACAAGCTGGCTTTCAACCTGCGTCCCTGGATGAAGGCGGCGGAAATTACCGATCTGGCGGTGGAGGCCATTGAAAGCGGCAAATACAAATTTATCCGCCTTAATTACCCAAACGGCGACATGGTGGGACACACCGGCATCCCCATTGCCGTCCGTATCGCGGTGGAAACGGTTGACATGTGTCTGGCCAGGCTGCTGAAAGCCCTGCAAAAAACAGGCGGCGTGGCGGTCATTACCGCCGACCACGGCAATGCCGACTGCATGTGGACGGAGAAAAACGGGGTTCGTTCCCCCATGGTGGCCCATACCAAAAATCCCGTGCCCTTTATCATCAAGGACTATTCCGGCAAGAACAGCCTTGCCCTGGCCGGAGTCGCCGCGCCGGGGTTGAGCAACGTGGCGGCCACCATCTGCAACCTGCTCGGCTACCAGGCGCCGGAAGGCTATGATCCATCGCTGATTACAGTCATGCCCTGA
- a CDS encoding class I peptide chain release factor: MLQISKNVAIADSEIEMTAIRAQGSGGQNVNKVSTAVHLRFDIAASSLPDFYKSRLLKKADQRITTEGVVVIKSQTYRSLEKNREEALRRLLELIRSVAVIPKKRKPTKPTRSSQEKRIQEKTQRGRTKNMRGKIRDE, translated from the coding sequence ATGCTGCAGATATCCAAAAACGTGGCCATTGCCGACAGTGAAATAGAGATGACCGCCATCCGCGCCCAGGGTTCCGGGGGGCAGAATGTCAACAAGGTGTCGACCGCCGTTCACCTGCGTTTTGACATCGCCGCCTCTTCCCTTCCTGATTTCTATAAATCCAGACTGCTGAAAAAAGCTGATCAGCGGATTACGACGGAGGGTGTGGTCGTTATCAAGTCTCAGACCTATCGGAGTCTGGAAAAAAACCGGGAAGAGGCCCTGCGTCGACTCCTGGAACTGATACGGAGCGTTGCGGTCATCCCGAAAAAACGAAAACCGACAAAACCGACACGAAGCTCACAGGAAAAACGGATACAGGAGAAAACCCAAAGAGGCCGAACAAAAAATATGCGAGGCAAAATCCGCGACGAGTGA
- a CDS encoding magnesium and cobalt transport protein CorA, with product MINRIYQNFSQKAGLPPGTVVHVGEKTEERTRIDLMRFTPTKIFEQQCNTVAEIADTAVDAGAITWVHVNGIHQPRVVEEIGRKFDFHALILEDIANTGHRPKIDEWDEYLFLVVKSLTYDEQSLFVMPAHVAFVFRDDVVVSFQESGPDLFASLRERIRTGNGRVRKKGADYLLYALLDTVVDGYYSLLEKMGDRVGDLEELALGGDASAIFHEIHEFRQEMTVIRRSIWPLRDIISRLENNEAFISENTRHYLADVHDHVIQSIDIAETFRDMLAGLQEIALSLNSNKMNEIMKVLTLIATIFIPLTFIAGVYGMNFKFMPELEWKWGYFAALAFMFLVGCSMGIYFKKKSWL from the coding sequence ATGATTAACAGGATTTATCAGAATTTTTCGCAGAAGGCCGGTCTGCCCCCCGGAACCGTGGTTCATGTGGGGGAAAAGACAGAAGAACGGACCAGAATAGACCTTATGCGTTTTACCCCAACGAAGATATTCGAGCAACAGTGTAACACGGTTGCGGAAATTGCAGATACGGCTGTTGATGCGGGGGCAATAACCTGGGTTCATGTCAATGGGATTCACCAGCCACGAGTTGTTGAGGAGATAGGACGAAAATTTGATTTTCATGCGTTGATATTGGAGGATATCGCCAACACCGGACATCGGCCCAAAATCGATGAATGGGATGAGTATCTTTTTCTCGTCGTCAAGTCGCTCACCTATGACGAGCAATCGTTGTTTGTCATGCCGGCTCATGTCGCCTTTGTCTTCCGCGATGATGTCGTGGTATCCTTTCAGGAGTCGGGCCCGGACCTGTTTGCGTCGCTCCGGGAACGCATCCGGACCGGCAACGGACGGGTGCGGAAAAAGGGAGCTGACTATCTTCTTTACGCCCTGCTTGATACGGTGGTTGACGGCTATTATTCACTGCTGGAAAAGATGGGCGATCGGGTGGGAGACCTTGAAGAACTGGCCCTGGGGGGCGATGCCTCCGCCATTTTCCATGAAATACATGAGTTCAGGCAGGAGATGACCGTGATCCGCAGATCGATCTGGCCTCTGCGTGACATCATCAGTCGGCTTGAAAATAACGAGGCCTTTATCTCCGAGAACACCCGTCATTACCTGGCCGACGTCCATGATCATGTGATCCAGTCCATTGATATCGCCGAAACCTTCCGGGACATGCTGGCCGGCCTGCAGGAAATCGCCCTTTCGCTCAACAGCAATAAAATGAATGAGATTATGAAGGTTCTTACCCTGATCGCCACTATTTTCATTCCCTTAACCTTTATCGCCGGGGTTTACGGCATGAATTTCAAGTTTATGCCGGAACTTGAATGGAAATGGGGGTATTTCGCCGCATTGGCTTTCATGTTTCTGGTGGGATGCTCAATGGGAATCTATTTTAAGAAAAAGAGCTGGTTGTAA